The following are encoded in a window of Mycoplasmopsis verecunda genomic DNA:
- a CDS encoding cell division protein FtsZ, which produces MNELNNINKASYKTAISLKVIGIGGAGNNAVNMMFDENLPNVDFIVANTDVQSLEKSKCTHKIALGKENRGFGAGSDPKLGAKAADESTSEIKEALKDSDVVILTAGFGGGTGTGATPKIAQLAKENGALTIGLVTTPFLYEGQNRMIVARNGIEELKRNVDAFIVLSNEKLSYENPDVPFAESLKLSNITLKNIIIAIHDILNRVGTINIDFADIKHTLKDSGLAIVGIGQASGENRAEKAVKKAFESNLYEHDIKSASKLLINIQHDKMVTNKDIKKAVSTVHEILSGSSENLISDCKIGQEIVELDNNTQFFKVSIIVSGVNANTNTSEIEEQKEIPTSKIDLISDLQPEVEDMEEEVEQKVIKEDLEQDNDALIHEATGKKYAETKELNSYFDIDDSSLKDEQEESSWFIYK; this is translated from the coding sequence ATGAACGAACTTAACAATATTAATAAAGCTTCATATAAAACAGCTATATCTCTAAAGGTCATAGGGATTGGAGGAGCTGGAAATAATGCTGTTAACATGATGTTTGATGAAAATTTACCTAATGTAGATTTCATTGTAGCAAACACTGATGTTCAATCACTTGAAAAAAGTAAATGTACTCATAAAATAGCCTTAGGAAAAGAAAATCGTGGTTTTGGAGCAGGCTCAGATCCTAAATTAGGAGCTAAGGCTGCTGATGAATCAACTTCAGAAATTAAAGAAGCCTTAAAAGATTCTGATGTTGTAATTCTAACAGCTGGATTTGGCGGAGGTACCGGAACTGGTGCTACACCGAAAATTGCTCAATTAGCTAAAGAAAATGGAGCTTTAACAATTGGTCTTGTTACAACACCATTTCTTTACGAAGGACAAAATCGTATGATTGTTGCTCGTAACGGTATAGAAGAATTAAAAAGAAATGTCGATGCTTTCATTGTGCTATCTAACGAAAAATTATCTTATGAAAATCCTGATGTTCCATTTGCTGAATCATTAAAATTATCAAATATTACACTTAAAAATATTATCATTGCTATTCACGATATTTTAAATCGTGTAGGTACTATTAATATCGATTTTGCTGATATTAAGCATACTTTAAAAGATTCAGGACTTGCAATAGTCGGAATCGGACAAGCTTCAGGTGAAAATCGTGCTGAAAAAGCAGTTAAAAAAGCTTTTGAATCAAACTTATATGAACATGATATTAAATCTGCATCAAAATTATTGATTAACATTCAACATGATAAGATGGTTACAAATAAGGATATTAAAAAAGCAGTTTCTACAGTACATGAAATATTATCAGGAAGCAGTGAGAATTTAATTTCTGATTGCAAAATTGGACAAGAAATTGTTGAGCTTGATAATAATACTCAATTCTTCAAAGTTTCTATAATCGTTAGTGGAGTAAATGCTAATACAAATACTAGTGAAATTGAAGAACAAAAAGAAATTCCAACTTCAAAAATTGATTTAATTTCAGACTTGCAACCTGAAGTTGAAGATATGGAAGAAGAAGTGGAACAAAAAGTTATCAAAGAAGATTTAGAACAAGATAATGATGCTTTAATTCATGAAGCAACTGGTAAAAAATATGCTGAAACAAAAGAATTAAACTCTTACTTCGATATTGATGACAGTTCTTTAAAAGATGAACAAGAAGAAAGCAGTTGATTTA
- a CDS encoding MAG3720 family protein, with the protein MKKYFINFHIRSNECFCAFIKNISNNYLNIKLNTNSQISYQNVTELTTWHDEVMSEVKNIINNEQLIINYVFDDNIFPNLEQKIMVNKLNCSKISCDAKTLHDLFDKKNQLLAHSKTIEDFISTSPINYMMQKNEIIKEYRDIPKNREAETITQYLSTFSTNLNDKLNDFKSIFSPKIPNSKINYFLKSQILSFNIKDMPTNSLIADIEQNYISYFVVKNGSVLTYNKIPYGYGLLQHYLNDDHMSKLKYLIKHSQEHITQDLSQEEILEIKAISKIYNEYKNVLLQALVQHIIKSYKNPLISNLNHIAFTGQFAWMVSDIEKTFFTHFNKYNMIVQSINNASNFKLFALEDIILEQVVLATNNSRKETIQNNTIMSKIDYTHPKAKSNFISKFMSKINIFK; encoded by the coding sequence ATGAAAAAATATTTTATAAACTTTCATATTCGTAGTAATGAATGTTTTTGTGCATTCATTAAAAATATCAGTAATAACTACTTAAATATTAAACTTAATACTAACTCACAAATTTCATATCAAAATGTGACAGAACTTACAACTTGACATGATGAAGTCATGTCGGAAGTAAAAAATATTATCAATAATGAACAATTAATTATTAATTATGTTTTTGACGATAATATATTTCCTAATCTTGAACAAAAGATTATGGTTAATAAATTAAATTGCTCAAAAATAAGTTGTGATGCAAAAACATTACATGATTTATTTGATAAGAAAAATCAGCTACTTGCTCATAGCAAAACAATTGAAGATTTTATCTCTACATCTCCAATTAATTATATGATGCAAAAAAACGAAATAATTAAGGAATATAGAGACATTCCTAAAAATCGTGAAGCTGAAACAATTACACAATATTTATCAACATTTAGTACAAATCTAAATGATAAGTTAAATGATTTTAAAAGTATTTTTTCACCAAAAATACCAAATAGCAAAATTAATTATTTCTTAAAAAGTCAAATACTAAGTTTTAACATAAAAGATATGCCAACAAATAGCCTAATTGCTGATATTGAACAAAATTATATTTCATATTTTGTAGTTAAAAACGGATCAGTATTAACTTATAACAAAATACCATATGGTTATGGATTATTACAACATTATTTAAACGATGATCATATGAGTAAATTAAAATATTTGATAAAACATTCACAAGAACATATAACTCAAGATTTATCTCAGGAAGAAATTTTAGAAATCAAAGCTATTTCTAAAATATATAATGAGTACAAAAATGTGTTATTACAAGCATTAGTACAACACATTATTAAAAGTTATAAGAATCCTTTGATATCAAATTTAAATCACATTGCATTTACTGGTCAATTTGCATGAATGGTTTCAGATATCGAAAAAACATTCTTTACCCATTTTAATAAATATAACATGATAGTACAAAGTATAAACAATGCAAGTAATTTCAAATTATTTGCATTAGAAGATATTATTCTTGAACAAGTTGTTTTAGCAACTAATAATTCAAGAAAAGAAACAATTCAAAACAATACCATAATGAGTAAAATTGATTACACACATCCAAAAGCAAAATCAAATTTCATTTCTAAATTTATGAGTAAAATAAACATTTTTAAATAG
- the rsmH gene encoding 16S rRNA (cytosine(1402)-N(4))-methyltransferase RsmH encodes MENKLHYSVMLSETIDSLNIKPNGIYVDLTVGMGGHSSAILKQIPEGLLIAFDKDDYALEQSKKRLSAIGNNFKLIKSDFKDIKAKLLELGIEKVDGIIADLGISSPQIDNAERGFSYNKEAKLDMRMNQQQQLTAYDVVNSYSEEKLADILWNYADVKLNKKVAKAILNARPISTTLELVDVVKSAYPAALLRQKNPAKAIFQAIRIEVNNELESLEQLLHDAIDLLKINGTLSIITFHSLEDKMVKNFIKELTKSDLPSRMPVMEEKKFAIKQIKPSKQEIEENNRSRSAKLRVIKKLI; translated from the coding sequence ATGGAAAATAAACTCCATTATTCTGTTATGTTAAGTGAAACAATTGATTCACTTAACATCAAACCAAATGGAATATATGTTGATTTAACTGTTGGAATGGGTGGTCATTCATCAGCTATTTTAAAACAAATACCTGAAGGACTGCTTATTGCATTTGATAAAGATGACTATGCTTTAGAGCAATCTAAAAAAAGATTAAGTGCAATAGGTAATAATTTCAAATTAATTAAAAGTGATTTTAAAGATATTAAAGCTAAATTGCTTGAATTAGGAATTGAAAAAGTAGACGGTATTATTGCAGACTTAGGAATTTCATCTCCACAGATTGATAATGCTGAACGTGGATTTAGTTACAATAAAGAAGCTAAGCTTGATATGCGAATGAACCAACAACAACAACTAACTGCTTATGATGTGGTAAATTCATACTCTGAAGAGAAATTGGCTGATATTTTATGAAACTATGCTGATGTAAAACTGAATAAAAAGGTTGCGAAAGCTATTCTAAATGCTAGACCAATTTCAACCACACTTGAGTTAGTTGATGTTGTAAAATCAGCTTATCCTGCCGCTTTATTAAGACAAAAAAATCCAGCTAAAGCTATCTTTCAAGCTATCAGAATTGAAGTTAACAACGAACTTGAATCTCTAGAACAATTATTACATGATGCCATTGACTTGTTAAAAATTAATGGAACATTAAGTATTATAACTTTCCATTCTTTAGAAGATAAAATGGTAAAGAACTTTATTAAGGAATTAACTAAAAGTGATTTACCCTCAAGAATGCCAGTTATGGAAGAAAAGAAATTTGCTATTAAGCAAATAAAACCTTCAAAACAAGAAATTGAAGAAAATAATCGATCACGAAGTGCAAAACTTCGTGTCATAAAAAAATTGATTTAG
- a CDS encoding division/cell wall cluster transcriptional repressor MraZ, which produces MYGLQIRNIDDKSRVVLPPVFRDELGSKLFITIGFDGNAEVRSEKSFQSYISMIENRSRFDVKTRTLARYIFGNTFEVVLDNQNRISLPKPIIEKLAIQKEVYFIGVGSIVELWAKEKYDEIQSTYTVKDMAELAQFLSQDINGK; this is translated from the coding sequence ATGTACGGATTACAAATACGGAATATCGATGATAAAAGCAGAGTGGTTTTACCTCCTGTTTTTAGAGATGAACTTGGAAGTAAACTTTTCATTACCATCGGTTTTGATGGTAATGCAGAAGTTAGATCTGAAAAAAGTTTTCAATCATACATTTCGATGATTGAAAACAGATCTAGATTTGATGTTAAAACTAGAACATTAGCTAGATATATTTTCGGTAATACTTTTGAAGTCGTGCTTGATAATCAAAATAGAATTTCTCTGCCAAAACCAATAATTGAAAAATTAGCTATCCAAAAAGAAGTTTACTTTATCGGAGTGGGTTCAATTGTTGAACTTTGAGCTAAAGAAAAATACGATGAAATTCAATCAACATATACTGTGAAAGATATGGCAGAATTAGCACAATTCTTGTCTCAAGATATAAATGGAAAATAA
- a CDS encoding IS30 family transposase, translating to MDSLNDNEINKIHKDINKLREQNITHFNIEKLAIMFKNFATHETLNDISKTMNVSAKVLKQNLKLAMWDHTAEDSYKFCSNCKNRLTTIFKVSHREWVQLKMQNVQNPVQQIHENTISKWDDIVRFWRFWSKQHRIVKRKLSKGILLSDNEKKFEPLISVTTFLDYYKEQLKDKNAFIPTPQAFYYFMDQEYVKDVDFSIFILKSKRGISKSNWDKLRGKKKKPKGVQSKKINFGISIHLAPLTIRNREEFGHYEMDTVILNLRAKYCILTLLERKTRMLFGILTRRDADSIKESLLKLINHHNLTILSLTIDNGSENVKLNEIREIPVIYKCDTYSSWQKGSIENAHKKIRNFLPKGKFPRYVNFEYISQMFNAINDQYRDFIDDKTGRIIRLKTSKYFNSFV from the coding sequence ATGGATTCACTAAATGATAACGAAATAAACAAAATCCATAAGGACATAAACAAACTCAGAGAGCAAAATATAACTCATTTCAACATCGAAAAGCTAGCTATTATGTTTAAAAATTTCGCAACACATGAAACACTGAATGATATTTCAAAAACAATGAACGTATCAGCTAAAGTTCTCAAGCAAAATTTAAAACTAGCTATGTGAGATCACACAGCAGAAGACTCATACAAATTTTGCAGTAATTGTAAAAATAGACTAACAACAATTTTTAAAGTTTCACATCGTGAATGAGTTCAGCTCAAAATGCAAAATGTTCAAAATCCAGTTCAACAAATTCATGAAAACACAATTTCAAAATGAGATGATATTGTTCGCTTCTGAAGGTTTTGAAGTAAACAACACAGAATCGTTAAGAGAAAATTATCTAAAGGTATTTTACTTTCAGATAATGAAAAGAAATTTGAACCACTAATATCAGTAACGACATTCTTGGATTACTATAAAGAACAATTGAAGGATAAAAATGCTTTTATACCTACGCCACAAGCTTTTTATTACTTTATGGATCAAGAATATGTTAAAGATGTTGATTTCTCTATTTTTATTTTGAAATCAAAAAGAGGTATTTCAAAATCTAATTGAGATAAACTACGTGGCAAGAAGAAAAAGCCTAAAGGAGTGCAATCTAAGAAAATTAACTTTGGTATTTCTATTCATCTCGCACCATTAACAATTAGAAACAGAGAAGAATTTGGACATTATGAAATGGACACAGTAATTCTTAATTTAAGAGCTAAATATTGCATTCTTACCTTGCTAGAAAGAAAGACAAGAATGTTATTTGGGATATTAACTCGGCGAGATGCAGATTCAATAAAAGAATCACTTCTTAAATTGATTAATCATCACAATTTAACCATTTTATCTCTAACCATAGACAATGGTTCGGAAAATGTGAAGTTAAATGAAATAAGAGAAATTCCTGTTATTTACAAGTGCGATACATATTCATCATGACAAAAAGGAAGCATAGAAAATGCTCATAAAAAAATCAGAAACTTTCTACCAAAAGGCAAGTTTCCGAGATATGTTAATTTTGAATATATTTCACAAATGTTCAACGCAATAAATGATCAATATCGTGATTTTATTGATGATAAAACAGGCAGAATAATCAGGTTAAAAACTTCTAAATATTTCAACAGTTTCGTCTAA
- a CDS encoding YwaF family protein, whose protein sequence is MNYEEKYWFLKHNFLSWTGTDGNYAQNLHITKIMFTIALILTILFVIIWWIFKRQIYAHWQKHKPSERVQGILIRTMGALLLIGMLLRSLNMGLHHYPRIWETIPLHFCRLIGVCFGIIFLLNKPRWMKYFATPAYIGAFIALIIPDLKIVYTPDQTFEVFGEHFTNGKDVVYYVAWNNVIFWEWLGLHMFMIISASVVSVLYPYKLTKKDVIQQCKIFMVFLLVTFTINTFTDGLAPLEWKSNYFYTGFDKYNGFSNLLGPLLHWPFSLFTMSVAIFAYAYLAAYIFDIQDRIHFNFKKGNIVSISKYSTKGFIESFKKTWIVRLNWVLFFPKFPSYNGIKRTFLPYRLVRFFNALNYLYNLCFQVTNLFFQSVNVFLYIYKEIIFLSFLLHNYTEKCKILVIWRSISYKNKEKDDYYVGLAIWASYVKDTDKSISIGSLSKLSTKHNNPISILKKIAESLPLDADKNYVKNKVAEYFETSKIEIGTYNVGLNYFIK, encoded by the coding sequence ATGAATTATGAAGAAAAATACTGGTTTTTAAAGCATAATTTTTTGTCTTGAACAGGTACTGATGGTAATTATGCACAGAATTTACATATTACTAAAATAATGTTTACTATAGCACTTATTTTAACAATATTATTTGTAATTATTTGATGAATTTTTAAAAGGCAAATTTATGCTCATTGGCAAAAACATAAACCAAGTGAAAGAGTACAAGGTATTCTAATACGAACAATGGGTGCTTTATTATTAATTGGAATGTTGCTAAGATCTTTAAATATGGGGCTACATCATTATCCAAGAATTTGAGAAACAATACCGCTTCATTTTTGTAGATTAATCGGTGTATGTTTTGGTATTATATTCTTATTAAATAAACCAAGATGAATGAAATATTTTGCTACTCCAGCTTATATAGGAGCATTTATTGCTTTAATCATTCCTGATTTAAAAATAGTATACACACCTGATCAAACATTTGAAGTTTTTGGTGAGCATTTTACAAACGGAAAAGATGTAGTATATTATGTAGCTTGAAATAATGTTATTTTCTGAGAATGACTTGGATTACATATGTTTATGATAATTTCAGCTAGTGTAGTATCTGTACTATATCCTTATAAATTAACAAAAAAAGATGTTATTCAACAATGCAAAATATTTATGGTATTTTTATTAGTAACATTTACAATTAATACTTTTACTGATGGATTAGCTCCTTTAGAATGAAAAAGTAATTACTTCTATACTGGTTTTGATAAATATAATGGATTTAGCAATTTACTTGGTCCATTACTACATTGACCATTTTCATTGTTTACTATGTCGGTTGCTATATTTGCATATGCTTATCTTGCTGCATATATTTTCGATATTCAAGATCGAATTCATTTCAATTTCAAAAAAGGAAATATTGTTTCAATATCTAAATATAGTACTAAAGGATTTATTGAATCATTTAAGAAAACATGAATAGTAAGACTCAATTGAGTCTTATTTTTTCCTAAGTTTCCAAGTTATAACGGAATAAAACGAACATTTCTACCGTATAGACTTGTTCGTTTTTTTAATGCTCTAAATTACTTGTACAACCTATGTTTCCAAGTTACTAACCTATTTTTTCAATCAGTTAATGTCTTCTTATACATATATAAGGAGATAATTTTTTTATCTTTTTTATTACATAATTACACAGAAAAATGTAAAATATTAGTGATATGAAGAAGTATTAGTTACAAAAACAAAGAAAAAGATGATTACTATGTTGGATTAGCGATATGAGCCAGTTATGTAAAGGATACAGATAAAAGCATAAGTATTGGTTCATTATCAAAATTATCTACAAAACACAATAATCCTATTTCTATACTTAAGAAAATTGCTGAAAGTTTACCACTAGATGCTGATAAAAACTATGTGAAGAATAAAGTTGCTGAATATTTTGAAACATCTAAAATAGAAATCGGAACATATAATGTAGGATTGAATTACTTTATAAAGTAA
- a CDS encoding IS1634 family transposase, whose product MDFVADNKQKLVANINEKMNVSTKREANLIFLDATTLYFETFVNANENLKEKFSLKKLDILKMVNLKKNKVVLGMVTDTNGIPLNFCLLPGNIANQKTFIPTINELSEIYNLQNVTVVADKGMNSAQNKDYVKYQNMHYIFPIRLKGESHKFKQYVVSETDYQKVDGLLYKEIQQVDDEQKNRIKYRRIIIYDTWKAKRDKILRKEVLDRFDKIKGKDGTATAKSMISYKKYKFFKEIQESKIAIDVEMLKEDAKLDGYVAFETTRYNLTAREIVDIYKKTMNNWEKFQNLKSTLDAKPMYVRTDNHIFGHITICFLGLVVLNYLTWYINHKQKDKWGVLDRVTPSQIIESIKVANINFTKVDGKITYSSSWDNEIFRNEIELYREIKMLVSDGFSV is encoded by the coding sequence TTGGACTTTGTTGCAGATAACAAACAAAAACTAGTAGCGAACATAAATGAAAAAATGAATGTATCAACTAAGAGAGAAGCAAACTTGATATTTTTGGATGCTACAACTCTATATTTTGAAACATTTGTTAATGCTAACGAGAATTTAAAAGAAAAGTTTTCATTAAAAAAGCTGGATATTCTAAAGATGGTAAATTTAAAGAAAAATAAAGTAGTTTTAGGTATGGTAACAGACACAAACGGAATACCATTAAATTTTTGTTTATTACCAGGTAATATAGCTAATCAAAAAACTTTTATCCCTACAATTAATGAATTAAGTGAAATATACAATTTACAAAATGTAACTGTTGTTGCAGACAAAGGAATGAATTCGGCACAAAATAAGGATTATGTAAAGTATCAAAATATGCATTATATTTTTCCTATTAGATTGAAAGGCGAATCACACAAATTCAAGCAATATGTAGTTAGTGAAACTGATTACCAAAAAGTTGATGGTTTATTATATAAAGAAATTCAACAAGTAGATGATGAGCAGAAAAATAGAATAAAATACAGAAGAATTATTATATATGACACTTGAAAAGCTAAAAGAGACAAGATATTAAGAAAAGAAGTGCTGGATAGATTTGACAAAATCAAAGGAAAAGACGGTACAGCAACAGCAAAAAGTATGATTTCCTATAAGAAATATAAATTCTTCAAAGAAATTCAAGAATCAAAGATTGCAATAGATGTAGAAATGCTAAAAGAAGATGCTAAACTTGATGGTTATGTCGCATTCGAAACAACTAGATATAACCTAACCGCAAGAGAAATAGTTGATATATACAAAAAAACAATGAACAATTGAGAGAAATTTCAGAATCTTAAATCAACATTAGATGCTAAACCAATGTATGTAAGAACAGATAATCACATTTTTGGACATATAACCATTTGTTTTTTAGGATTAGTTGTATTAAATTATTTAACTTGATATATAAATCATAAGCAAAAAGATAAATGAGGTGTTTTAGATAGAGTTACTCCATCTCAAATAATAGAATCAATAAAAGTAGCTAACATAAACTTCACTAAAGTTGATGGCAAAATTACTTATTCATCTTCATGAGATAATGAGATATTTAGAAATGAAATTGAGTTATACAGAGAAATAAAAATGCTTGTATCTGATGGTTTTTCTGTGTAA
- a CDS encoding IS1634 family transposase, translating into MESKFIVIKHKRKDHTYISIATSNGYGKGYSNQIGLGRLEKLQELNSESINVIKNSIKNLSISESKDKIKQAIMFDLNSSKSETYNINYGINLLYDLIDKFEIFSALPKTRHKDLNRLLKYTVSSRILNADSLISTYKNKFQYENTPDYKKSSYYTLLDILNNNESKILKQLNEKITKNTSRNIELVFYDSSTAYFESFRRTGLRYPGYSKDGKFKENQVVIGLATDENGIPIHYKLFKGNTTDSKTFIPFVIEMSKIYNIKNVTIVADKGMSVTANLRFLEQKGIDYVISYRLKSGRKDFKEYVLNETDYIGTEEFKYKEQTVASLYNKRDLMVIREEKIITYSRKLALKDKADRDILINNFNKLKNKDGYVEGSKLLGHKKYRFFKRNGDARYELDLIKLNEDKQFDGFYIYETSRRDLSAQEIVEIYAKQLQIEENFRTLKNSLEVKPMYVWTDAHINGHFLLCFISLVIFKYLLYTINKSLNDYGVIDKFTNKRTIEAIKSAQKFVKVVDGNVVDEIYIKNSENNSLIQDFELIKTIFNKFVQVI; encoded by the coding sequence ATGGAAAGTAAATTTATAGTCATAAAACATAAAAGAAAAGACCATACATATATTTCGATAGCCACATCAAATGGATATGGAAAAGGTTATAGTAATCAAATAGGATTAGGAAGATTGGAAAAATTACAAGAATTAAATTCAGAATCTATTAATGTAATTAAAAATTCAATAAAGAATTTATCAATAAGTGAATCAAAAGACAAAATTAAACAAGCAATTATGTTTGATTTAAATAGTTCAAAGTCTGAAACATATAATATTAATTACGGAATTAATCTTCTTTATGATTTAATTGATAAATTTGAAATATTTAGTGCATTACCAAAAACAAGACATAAAGATTTAAACAGATTACTAAAGTACACAGTTTCATCAAGAATTTTGAATGCAGATAGCTTAATTTCTACATATAAAAATAAGTTTCAATACGAAAATACACCAGATTATAAAAAATCTAGTTATTACACATTGCTTGATATTTTGAACAACAATGAAAGCAAAATTCTTAAACAATTAAACGAAAAAATAACAAAGAATACATCTAGAAATATTGAATTAGTTTTTTATGATTCTTCAACAGCTTATTTTGAAAGTTTTAGAAGAACAGGTTTGAGATATCCTGGTTATTCAAAAGATGGTAAATTTAAAGAAAATCAAGTTGTTATTGGTTTAGCAACAGATGAAAATGGGATTCCGATTCATTACAAATTATTTAAAGGTAATACAACAGATTCAAAAACATTTATTCCTTTTGTAATAGAAATGAGCAAAATTTATAACATAAAAAATGTAACAATAGTTGCTGACAAAGGAATGTCTGTAACTGCAAATTTAAGATTTTTAGAACAAAAAGGTATAGATTATGTTATTTCATACAGATTAAAATCAGGTCGAAAAGATTTTAAAGAATATGTTTTAAACGAAACTGATTATATAGGAACTGAAGAATTTAAATATAAGGAACAAACAGTAGCATCTTTATATAACAAAAGAGACCTAATGGTCATCAGAGAAGAAAAAATCATAACATATAGCAGGAAACTAGCTTTAAAAGATAAAGCTGATAGAGATATATTGATTAATAATTTCAATAAATTAAAAAATAAAGATGGTTATGTAGAAGGTTCAAAGTTATTAGGCCACAAAAAATATAGATTCTTTAAAAGAAATGGTGATGCACGATACGAATTAGATTTAATCAAGCTAAATGAAGATAAACAATTTGATGGATTTTATATTTATGAAACATCAAGAAGAGATTTATCAGCACAAGAGATAGTGGAAATTTATGCAAAGCAATTACAAATAGAAGAAAACTTTAGAACTTTAAAAAATTCACTTGAAGTTAAGCCTATGTATGTATGAACTGATGCACATATAAATGGACATTTCTTGTTATGTTTTATTTCATTAGTTATTTTCAAATATTTGCTGTATACAATAAATAAATCATTAAATGATTATGGTGTTATAGATAAATTTACAAATAAAAGAACAATAGAAGCGATAAAATCTGCACAAAAATTTGTAAAAGTTGTAGATGGTAATGTTGTAGACGAAATTTACATAAAAAATAGTGAAAATAATTCATTAATACAAGATTTTGAACTAATAAAAACGATATTTAATAAATTTGTACAAGTAATTTAA
- the deoC gene encoding deoxyribose-phosphate aldolase, whose protein sequence is MNYNKMIDHTYLKPEATKKDIDKLVDEAIKYDFKTVCVNSSWVKYVAEKLQGTGVGITSVVGFPLGAMITQAKAHEAKLAIEHGADEIDMVINIGRFKQGDYEYVLNDIKKVKEACGSHVLKVIIETALLTEDEIRKATEIVMKSGAEFIKTSTGFSFRGANLNDIKIMKSVCGDALLIKAAGGISNMDDLIAMYEAGATRFGTSRSVAIVEGKESKGGY, encoded by the coding sequence ATGAACTACAACAAAATGATTGATCATACATATTTAAAACCCGAAGCTACTAAAAAAGACATTGATAAACTAGTAGATGAAGCAATTAAATATGATTTCAAAACAGTTTGTGTAAACTCTTCATGAGTAAAATATGTAGCAGAAAAACTACAAGGAACAGGTGTAGGTATTACATCAGTTGTAGGTTTTCCTCTTGGAGCTATGATTACACAAGCAAAAGCACACGAAGCTAAATTGGCTATTGAACATGGTGCAGATGAAATTGATATGGTAATTAATATTGGAAGATTTAAACAAGGTGATTACGAATATGTTTTAAACGACATTAAAAAAGTAAAAGAAGCTTGTGGATCTCATGTATTGAAAGTTATTATCGAAACAGCATTGTTAACAGAGGATGAAATTAGAAAAGCAACAGAAATTGTTATGAAATCTGGTGCAGAATTTATTAAAACATCAACAGGATTCTCATTCCGTGGAGCAAATCTAAACGACATTAAAATTATGAAAAGTGTTTGTGGAGATGCTTTATTAATTAAAGCTGCTGGTGGAATTTCAAACATGGATGATTTAATTGCTATGTATGAAGCAGGAGCGACAAGATTTGGAACAAGTCGTTCAGTTGCAATTGTTGAAGGTAAAGAATCTAAGGGTGGATATTAA